Proteins encoded by one window of Channa argus isolate prfri chromosome 13, Channa argus male v1.0, whole genome shotgun sequence:
- the trh gene encoding pro-thyrotropin-releasing hormone, translating to MKSTCLLILASLVVCNLALSNGQGISAEDEADHRTIDDIILQRAESLLLRSILKKMQDEDDRNEGFSSQPEWVTKRQHPGKRYSEDLEKRQHPGRREEDEDDQYLDVQRRQHPGKREDEMHSFMELQKRQHPGKRATSGLISDHPAILLSEISKRQHPGKRYLVLHSKRQHPGKRYSEHEDGDEEWDAEGDEDLQELEKRQHPGKRFWDNSSPILGTNSPCDVLEPTSCSKSSLLLDFLDNINKSHAEEKRQHPGKRFAPEENLMEGE from the exons aTGAAGTCGACATGTCTGCTCATATTGGCTTCTCTCGTGGTCTGCAACCTGGCGTTGTCTAATGGACAGGGCATCTCTGCTGAGGATGAGGCGGACCACAGGACTATAGACGACATCATACTACAGAGAGCAGAAAGTCTCCTGTTAAGGTCCATACTCAAAAAGATGCAGGATGAAGATGACAGAAACG aGGGTTTTTCCTCTCAACCAGAATGGGTGACAAAACGACAACACCCTGGTAAGAGATATAGTGAAGATTTGGAGAAGCGGCAGCATCCgggaaggagagaagaagacGAAGATGATCAGTACTTGGATGTTCAAAGGCGACAGCACCCGGGCAAACGCGAAGATGAAATGCACTCGTTCATGGAGCTCCAGAAAAGGCAGCACCCGGGGAAGCGCGCCACGTCGGGACTCATTTCAGACCACCCAGCAATACTCCTGAGTGAAATTTCTAAACGACAGCACCCTGGCAAACGCTATCTGGTGCTGCACAGCAAACGCCAGCATCCAGGTAAGCGCTATTCTGAGCATGAGGATGGTGATGAGGAGTGGGATGCGGAGGGAGACGAAGACCTCCAAGAGTTGGAAAAGCGTCAACACCCGGGAAAACGATTTTGGGATAACTCGAGTCCGATTTTAGGCACAAACAGTCCGTGTGATGTATTGGAGCCTACGAGCTGCAGCAAGAGCAGTCTGCTACTCGACTTTTTAGACAACATTAACAAGAGTCATGCCGAGGAGAAGAGACAACACCCCGGTAAAAGATTTGCACCAGAGGAGAATTTAATGGAAGGAGAGTAG
- the LOC137139715 gene encoding rabenosyn-5, which yields MASSYPPPFEGTGEVKEGFLCPLCLKDLQSFYQLQDHYEEEHSGDDRHVRGQLKSLVQKAKKAKDKLLKRDGDDRPDTGSYESFYYGGVDPYMWEPQELGATRSHLELFKKHRAARIDHYVIEVNKLLIRLEKLTSFDRTNSDAAKIRAIEKSVVSWVNDSDVPFCPDCGNKFNIRNRRHHCRLCGSIMCRKCMEFVPLPLAQKLINGTREALCVPGSPIQSHSQPAGSGSSGMGSRRGSISSLSSVTSMLEEKDDEKIRCCHHCMDTLLKRQQKLEEKDNVPDVVKLYERLRMCMDKVDEKAPEYIRMAESLNAGETTYNLDTAGGLRLEVQKYYELIDALSKKILTLGVKDDPPPRPKALQLQKMVRYTATLFVQEKLLGLMSLPTKEKYEQLKEKRKQEREERLQQERLAAQEALKRRQEFYRNRPVISTNGELPQAPRVPRMTKAGGWLPSADSSHVRNKLEDPLLQQIENIQSFLRQAREAQRTDEVAMLEENLRQLQDEYDQQQTILAIALSQKLADEESLQQGELHRLEAREKEERERLSQPVESTKSSFTWERSLDIDTTGGFQGEDDTAEGDLTPEAEKSPPSVRAFPVLLSQEESPPRLRSLGGHVTPPGGEGQNSMSLNPFDDDDCTTPIEEDPSNPFFEDIKKEHKEVANGKKEYNPFDEDIEEVKQAEPGNPFEEDDDADAGNPFMEASGNTPGVSTNPFDGDQNDENLPDLDMIEEELLLQQIDNIRAYIFDAKLSGRLDEVELLSQNLRELQHTLQEQKKKKH from the exons ATGGCTTCCAGTTACCCTCCACCCTTCGAGGGCACGGGTGAAGTGAAGGAGGGCTTTCTTTGTCCACTTTGCCTGAAAGATCTTCAATCGTTCTATCAACTCCAAGACCACTATGAAGAGGAGCACTCTGGGGATGACCGCCACGTTAGGGGACAGTTAAAAA GTTTGGTTCAGAAGGCAAAGAAAGCCAAAGATAAGCTTTTAAAGCGGGATGGAGATGACAGACCAGATACTGGGAGTTATGAGTCCTTCTACTATGGAGGGGTGGACCCATACATGTGGGAGCCTCAGGAACTAG GAGCAACTAGAAGTCACCTGGAACTGTTTAAAAAACACCGGGCAGCCAGGATAGATCACTATGTCATTGAAGTCAACAAGCTTCTTATTAGACTGGAAAAG TTGACATCATTTGATAGGACAAACTCAGATGCTGCTAAAATCAGAG CCATTGAGAAGTCTGTAGTGTCATGGGTAAATGACTCTGATGTCCCGTTCTGTCCTGACTGTGGAAACAAGTTCAACATCCGGAACAGACGACACCACTGTCGTCTCTGTGGATCCATCATGTGTAGGAAATGCATGGAATTTGTCCCCTTACCTCTGGCAC AAAAGCTCATTAATGGGACGCGTGAAGCCCTGTGTGTACCAGGAAGCCCTATTCAGTCCCACTCTCAGCCAGCAGGAAGTGGCAGCAGTGGGATGGGCTCCAGGAGAGGCAGCATCAGTAGCCTGAGCAGTGTTACCTCTATGCTAGAGGAAAAGGATGACGAAAAGATCCGCTGCTGCCACCACTGCATGGACACACTGCTGAAGAGACAACAGAAGTTGGAAGAGAAAGATAATGTTCCTGATGTAGTGAAACTTTATGAG AGGCTGAGGATGTGCATGGACAAGGTGGATGAAAAAGCTCCAGAGTACATCAGAATGGCTGAGTCACTCAA TGCTGGAGAAACCACATATAATCTTGACACTGCTGGTGGACTGAGACTGGAAGTACAGAAATACTACGAACTAATTGATGCTTTAAG TAAAAAGATTTTAACACTAGGAGTTAAAGATGATCCACCACCACGTCCAAAAGCTCTCCAGCTGCAAAAGATGGTCCGGTATACAGCTACACTATTTGTTCAG GAGAAGCTGTTAGGCCTCATGTCTTTACCCACTAAGGAGAAATATgaacagctgaaagaaaagaggaaacaggagCGAGAGGAGAGACTCCAACAAGAAAGACTG GCAGCCCAGGAAGCCCTGAAGAGGAGGCAGGAGTTTTACAGAAACCGTCCAGTTATCAGTACAAACGGTGAGCTGCCACAGGCACCTAGAGTCCCACGTATGACCAAAGCTGGTGGTTGGTTGCCGTCTGCAGATTCTTCTCATGTACGCAACAAACTGGAAGACCCCCTACTGCAGCAGATTGAGAACATTCAGTCATTTCTCCGTCAGGCACGGGAGGCCCAGAGAACAGATGAGGTCGCCATGTTGGAGGAGAACCTGCGTCAACTGCAGGATGAATATGACCAGCAACAGACCATCCTGGCTATTGCTCTCTCCCAGAAGCTTGCTGATGAGGAGAGCTTGCAGCAGGGGGAGCTTCATCGCCTGGAGGCCCgggaaaaggaggagagagaacgCCTGAGCCAGCCTGTAGAATCCACTAAGTCTTCCTTCACCTGGGAGAGGTCTCTGGATATTGACACAACAGGGGGCTTCCAGGGAGAAGATGACACTGCTGAAGGGGATTTGACTCCTGAAGCTGAGAAGAGCCCACCATCTGTAAGAGCGTTTCCTGTTCTCTTAAGTCAGGAGGAGTCACCGCCTAGATTGAGGAGCCTAGGGGGTCATGTAACTCCCCCTGGTGGTGAAGGACAAAATAGCATGTCACTTAACCCTTTTGATGATGACGACTGCACTACTCCCATCGAGGAGGATCCATCCAATCCTTTCTTTGAGGACATCAAAAAGGAACACAAAGAAGTAGCCAATGGGAAGAAAGAATACAACCCCTTTGATGAGGACATTGAGGAGGTAAAACAAGCTGAGCCAGGCAACCCCTTTGAGGAGGATGATGACGCTGATGCAGGTAATCCTTTCATGGAGGCTTCAGGGAATACTCCAGGAGTCTCGACCAACCCATTTGACGGGGACCAAAACGACGAGAATTTGCCTGATTTGGACATGATAGAGGAagaactgctgctgcagcagattGACAACATTAGGGCCTACATTTTCGATGCCAAACTCAGCGGCCGTCTCGACGAGGTGGAGCTCCTGTCGCAGAACTTGAGAGAACTACAGCACACCCtacaagaacaaaagaaaaagaagcactAA